AGCAACTTCTTCTGATGTCGTTGTCACGCAAGCCGGTGTGCGGCAACTTATTAGCGCAGTCGTGATCACCGTTTCTGTCGCGATTATGAGCGAGACTCCAAGGCGGCAGGCCGTTCGGCCGCGATCACAAGTGCGCTCACAAGACCGATCACAGAGGCGCTAAAAAGAGCGGCTCGTGTGCTGCCTCAGGCGGCCACGACGCAGGCCCACCCGGCAGTTGTACATCGCCGACGCAGAGCTCACCGCGATCAGGCCCCGGCAGCGACCGCGAGCACCGACGCAAGGAGCATGTACGGCCCGAAGGCCACCCGGCTCTGCAGCCGCGTGCGCCGCAGCAGCAGCTGGGGAAGCCCAACGAGGAAGGACAGGACGAAAGCGCCGAGCGCTCCGATGAGCAGGGCCTCCCAGCTGATCCATGCCAGGGCTGCGCCCAGCACGCCCGCAAGACGTACATCCCCCAAGCCCATGAGCCCGCCGGGCATCGCGCACAGCACCAGGTAGACCCCGCCCAGGACCGCGCAGCCCAGGACCGCGTGCAGGAGCCTGGACCACTCCCCCGTCATGACGGCGTCGGCGAGGAAGGCGACCGCAGCCACGGGGTAGGCCGGGGCGATGAAGCACGTCGGCAGGCGGTGCAGGCGCATGTCGCACACCAGCAGCGGCAGCAGAACCGCGCCGAGGTAGACGTACAGGAGCAGGGCGGGACGCTCGCCGATGGTCAGGGTCGCGCCCACAGCCAGTACGGCGCCCGCGGCCACCAAGCTCCAGCGTGGCCACCGCGCCCCAGGCGAGCCCCAGGTTCCTACCCGCGCCGCCTCCGGTGCTCTCGCGCTGAGCGTTGCGGCTGCAGTCTGAGAGGGCGCGGTGGTCATGGACTCCGTCCGCGACCTCGCGAGACCTGCAGGGCTGACCCGGACGTCGGCCCCGGCTTCGGCGACCGCATGCTCGTCGCCTCGGCTGCTCGAGGAGCTGGAGGCCGAGGACTCGGTCAGCAGCTGCTGCTCCCAGCGCTGCCAGCGGTTCAGCGCGACGTAGCCGGCGGCGACGGCCGCGGCCGCCGCGACCAGCGCCGACACCAGCCAGCTCACCGTGAGACTTGTCTCACGCGCCGGCGCTCGCCGGGGGCTGTCCTCATGAGGACTGCCCGTAGCCGGTGATGAGGGCCTGGGCCTCACCGATCGGCAGGTGCCCCACGTCCTGGGTCGTCAGCGTCGTGGCGCCGGTGTCGGACCCGGTCCAGGTGACGTCCCACGTCGCGGTGGCGGTGATCGTGTACTTCAGGCCCGGCTGCTTGCGGCTGGTCTTCTGGTAGCCGTCGTACCCGCAGGTGGGCGAGGGCTCGATGCCGTTGGCCTCGGTGTAGGGGGTGCCCACGTTCCCGTTGCTCATCGGGGTGCAGCGGATGACGTGCCCATCGCCCATGTCGTAGGAGATGTGGTCCAGCGCGGCGGTGGCCGTGACCGTGAAGGGTCCAGCTGCTGCTGTCGCGGTGCCTCCGTTGAGGTTCTGAGTCCAGAACCACAGGGGCATCCCAACCAGCCCGAACGTCTCCGTCCCCTTGCGCCCGGTCATCTCGTCGGTGCCCATGGAGCTGTAGATGGTCGGGACGTCCGGCTTCAACTGCGAGACAGCCATCTGCGCCACCTCCCCCGGGGTGACAGTGACCGCCACCGGCTGAACGCCAGCGGCGGCCGGCTGCCCGGGAATCCGCAGACCAATCGCTACTGCGGCTAAACAAGCAGTTGGGGTCAGACCCGTGCACGCCGGGGGTTTCAGTGCATTGCTGACGTCAAACCGGGTCAACGAATCCGACCCAGGCGAGGACGGCGCCGCCGGCTTCGCATTGACCGGTCTCACCGGTGCGGTACTCG
This Kineococcus rhizosphaerae DNA region includes the following protein-coding sequences:
- a CDS encoding prepilin peptidase gives rise to the protein MGATLTIGERPALLLYVYLGAVLLPLLVCDMRLHRLPTCFIAPAYPVAAVAFLADAVMTGEWSRLLHAVLGCAVLGGVYLVLCAMPGGLMGLGDVRLAGVLGAALAWISWEALLIGALGAFVLSFLVGLPQLLLRRTRLQSRVAFGPYMLLASVLAVAAGA